From the Paenibacillus sp. FSL H8-0548 genome, one window contains:
- a CDS encoding tyrosine-type recombinase/integrase, which produces MAGNIKKVGNAFRVCLEYERDVNNKRVRKYKQVNSNAEAKRLLRDHEYQQQRNLSTNPKDTYFSDFLDYWTETYVRMKCQETTAYGYKNIINNHLKPFLGKHELQKLQPVHIQGYYTHLLDDKALSPNTVIKHHILLKTVLKYAVKQQFIFRNVAEAAEPPTKVEFKIQPYTRNQLQDLLENLEGSTIEVPISLAVYLGLRREEIMGLKWKNIDFENRLIYITEVRTSAGKKDVIKRPKTDKSERTLHISNELLAVLQKHKEKQESYKKTLGRTYKSTDYVYSHDDGDSFRVNTVTEQFQKFLKTKGLPKIRLHGLRHTFASILYETGVDLKAISESLGHSDIATTNKIYTHTFDKTHKNTVNALSDALKKS; this is translated from the coding sequence ATGGCTGGAAATATCAAAAAAGTTGGAAACGCATTTAGAGTTTGCTTGGAATATGAGAGAGATGTAAACAACAAAAGAGTGAGAAAATACAAACAAGTAAACTCGAATGCTGAAGCTAAAAGATTGTTGCGAGACCATGAGTATCAACAGCAACGAAATCTATCCACAAATCCTAAGGACACTTATTTTTCTGATTTTTTGGATTACTGGACAGAAACCTACGTCAGAATGAAATGTCAAGAAACAACCGCATATGGGTATAAGAACATCATCAACAATCATTTAAAACCCTTTTTAGGTAAACATGAATTACAAAAGTTACAACCCGTTCACATCCAAGGTTATTACACACATCTACTCGATGATAAGGCTTTGTCGCCCAACACCGTAATTAAACATCACATTCTCCTAAAAACCGTGTTAAAATACGCTGTCAAGCAACAATTCATATTTAGAAATGTCGCCGAAGCGGCGGAACCACCCACCAAGGTAGAATTCAAGATACAGCCATATACTAGAAATCAATTGCAGGATTTACTTGAAAATCTTGAAGGATCAACAATTGAAGTACCCATAAGTTTAGCTGTGTACCTTGGATTAAGAAGGGAGGAAATCATGGGGTTAAAATGGAAAAATATCGACTTTGAGAATCGATTGATCTATATCACAGAGGTAAGAACAAGTGCCGGAAAAAAAGATGTAATCAAAAGACCAAAAACAGATAAAAGTGAGCGTACTTTACACATTTCGAATGAATTGCTGGCAGTTTTGCAGAAGCACAAAGAGAAACAGGAATCTTATAAAAAAACACTCGGTCGGACATACAAGAGTACCGATTATGTATATTCACACGATGACGGAGATTCGTTTCGGGTAAACACTGTCACGGAGCAGTTTCAGAAATTCCTGAAGACAAAGGGTCTGCCAAAAATCAGACTCCATGGTCTGAGGCACACTTTTGCCAGCATTTTATACGAAACTGGTGTTGATCTAAAAGCAATATCTGAATCGCTTGGTCATTCAGATATTGCTACAACCAACAAAATATATACTCACACTTTTGATAAGACACATAAGAATACGGTTAATGCATTAAGTGATGCATTGA
- a CDS encoding helix-turn-helix domain-containing protein has product MENNNNLLTIDEARSILRVGRNVMYDLVKSGMPHIKVGKQIRIPQEALTAWIKNQTIAS; this is encoded by the coding sequence ATGGAAAATAACAACAATTTGTTAACGATTGATGAAGCAAGATCTATCCTCAGAGTAGGACGGAACGTAATGTATGATCTCGTAAAAAGTGGTATGCCTCATATTAAGGTTGGTAAACAGATTAGAATACCCCAAGAAGCATTAACAGCATGGATAAAAAATCAGACAATTGCCTCATGA
- a CDS encoding phage/plasmid replication protein yields MIHTARLFIQLSEVDISNLKKKFKEDMVLTSVKIDSQYDGIFDTDIIKKFNSWWLFTTIDVVKLFNRGEILENDIGAIQRRLDDYLFFVFNLNDKEFTLCRIDYRLDVRISDEVERIVLIDMYKQSVERFGFKVKNVNFATTVYYNSKSITLIIYDKETEREDKHEEIKVYEKNVLRLEVRILNRHLNYMKRQYGLSKILENYFKKDFWEKYMKENVSPIFRKGNFYTLIQASKIIGNSSLKEREKTNLKEFLKNVSKYGINGIHLLKMRSKKYKLKPKYSEYLIRQNLRMLEALMINPISISEYDSVILGRSQGIINPFKF; encoded by the coding sequence ATGATTCATACGGCAAGATTATTTATACAATTATCAGAGGTCGATATTAGTAATCTGAAAAAGAAGTTCAAGGAGGACATGGTTTTAACATCAGTTAAGATAGATTCACAATACGATGGGATATTCGATACAGATATAATCAAGAAATTTAATTCATGGTGGTTATTCACCACAATCGATGTTGTGAAGTTATTTAATAGGGGTGAAATCCTTGAGAATGACATTGGTGCTATCCAGCGAAGGTTGGATGATTATCTGTTTTTTGTATTCAATTTGAATGATAAAGAATTTACTCTATGTCGTATTGATTATCGATTGGATGTAAGGATCTCAGATGAGGTCGAACGAATAGTTTTGATTGATATGTATAAACAATCTGTAGAAAGATTTGGTTTTAAGGTTAAAAATGTAAACTTTGCTACCACCGTTTACTACAATTCCAAATCAATCACATTAATTATTTATGATAAAGAGACAGAGCGAGAGGACAAGCATGAAGAAATCAAGGTTTACGAAAAAAACGTTTTGCGACTGGAGGTTCGAATCCTAAACCGACATTTGAACTATATGAAAAGGCAATATGGTTTAAGCAAGATATTGGAAAATTATTTCAAAAAAGATTTTTGGGAAAAATACATGAAGGAGAATGTTTCACCAATATTCCGTAAAGGGAATTTTTATACTCTTATACAGGCATCAAAAATAATTGGGAATTCCAGTTTAAAAGAACGAGAGAAAACCAACTTGAAAGAGTTTTTAAAGAACGTTTCGAAATATGGGATTAATGGAATTCATTTGTTGAAAATGAGATCAAAAAAATATAAGTTGAAACCAAAGTACAGTGAATATCTTATTCGACAAAATTTAAGGATGTTGGAAGCATTGATGATTAATCCGATATCAATATCAGAATATGACTCTGTGATTTTGGGAAGAAGTCAGGGAATTATTAATCCATTTAAATTCTAG
- a CDS encoding site-specific integrase: MKRTYDLTEKEQKIFENLERQVEKIYKHNRQGSYHTRNKYEAESKLFCKFLSKEFKLQAFKNIGDKHVLAYIRFMQTSDLSPSTIKDRLSIIRFTHDKVDQPKHRISSNSAFDLEKRTFGGVARAWSNNEYERFCALAIERGNDRITSIAILAKNEGLRIHETLKIDRSQAEKALQTNILTIKGKGGKIRDVPLSSESRRLLTDCIKEVDRGQKLFVERDEKTHLVIKQMQNWINRNRDQFKDQDLDKVNITFHGLRHAYAQAMYEALKDQGKSDIKAREEVSKLLGHERDDVTRIYLAR, translated from the coding sequence ATGAAACGGACTTATGATCTTACGGAGAAAGAGCAAAAAATCTTTGAAAATTTAGAGAGACAAGTTGAGAAGATTTATAAACATAATCGTCAAGGAAGCTACCACACAAGGAACAAATACGAAGCGGAAAGTAAGCTTTTCTGCAAATTTTTATCGAAAGAGTTTAAGCTACAAGCTTTCAAGAACATAGGAGATAAACACGTACTAGCATATATTAGATTCATGCAGACAAGTGATCTTTCACCATCTACAATCAAGGATCGTCTTTCTATTATTCGGTTCACCCATGATAAGGTGGATCAACCAAAGCATAGGATCAGCTCTAATTCTGCTTTTGATCTTGAAAAGAGAACATTTGGAGGTGTTGCAAGAGCATGGTCAAATAATGAATACGAACGCTTTTGTGCTCTTGCCATTGAACGTGGAAACGATAGAATCACCTCTATAGCGATACTGGCAAAGAATGAGGGATTACGCATCCATGAAACACTCAAAATCGATCGTAGTCAAGCGGAGAAGGCTCTACAAACAAATATTTTGACGATTAAAGGTAAAGGAGGGAAGATTCGTGATGTGCCACTTTCTAGTGAAAGTAGACGCTTATTAACAGACTGCATTAAGGAAGTGGATCGTGGTCAGAAGCTTTTTGTAGAGCGTGATGAAAAGACGCATTTGGTTATTAAGCAAATGCAAAATTGGATAAATAGAAACCGAGATCAATTTAAGGATCAAGATCTAGATAAAGTTAATATCACGTTTCACGGTTTACGACACGCCTACGCACAAGCAATGTACGAGGCACTTAAAGACCAAGGGAAGAGTGATATTAAAGCCAGGGAGGAGGTTTCTAAGCTCTTAGGACATGAGAGAGATGACGTTACGAGAATTTACTTAGCAAGATAA
- a CDS encoding recombinase family protein — protein MKIGYARVSTVDQSLDIQMDALNNAGCERMYMEKASGAKDDRKELQRALDSLRHGDVFVVYKLDRLARSTKKLIEVYEQLTELGVELVSICDGLDTTTPTGRAMFKMIGVIAELEREMIVERTKAGLQAARARGRNGGRPKTDSKKVERAMKLYDAKEHSIADIEDMTGIKRATLYRALRLRVV, from the coding sequence ATGAAGATTGGTTATGCGAGGGTATCTACAGTTGATCAGTCACTTGATATACAGATGGATGCTTTAAACAATGCGGGTTGTGAGCGAATGTATATGGAGAAGGCGAGTGGAGCTAAGGATGACCGTAAAGAGTTACAGCGTGCGTTAGATTCTTTAAGGCATGGTGATGTATTTGTTGTTTATAAATTAGATCGGTTAGCACGTTCAACTAAGAAGCTAATTGAAGTTTATGAGCAATTGACGGAACTAGGTGTTGAGTTAGTGAGTATATGTGATGGTTTAGATACAACGACTCCAACCGGACGAGCCATGTTTAAAATGATTGGTGTTATAGCAGAGTTAGAGAGAGAAATGATTGTAGAACGAACTAAAGCAGGTTTACAAGCGGCCAGAGCAAGAGGAAGGAACGGAGGGCGACCTAAGACGGATAGCAAAAAGGTTGAGCGAGCAATGAAACTCTACGATGCAAAGGAACATTCTATAGCTGATATCGAAGACATGACTGGTATAAAGCGTGCTACTCTTTATAGAGCTTTGAGATTGCGGGTTGTATAA
- a CDS encoding AAA family ATPase encodes MFIRYIRVKNFRGISEVTAYMNNNLMCIVGQNDVGKSSLLQAIRVLLENEKIGLEDFQKGSEDSPIEIEIHFESMGLDHLKHNDLIKLKHVYKKNDQKIISNKLIFSELGNTDLDKLSNYATLKSVAKKLGIEVPPTKPGLVEISKIRQQVIEVIQTGPKEDWVEVNWEDINNNLPEVLYIPASQDHENEQKMSNDSSLFGKLFRVGVRNWLKADPESKSAMETIHSKVEMINNHILKIVEGKLKEQLPLADSISQDIDPLDVSKGFSFTMQVKDEHGVETPLSKRGSGLQRAVLVAVIRAQNEVNGLIEKMKPQHVVTEAMEKSEISGEYVKPTLYIFEEPEAFLHLTAQKDLYYSLKDLTSHNSQVVITTHSTLFIDESEMNDVVLLIREQGKTISRQHIPVEEIKDYLGERVKLSELLVGKVCCLVEGLSDKFSFEKWAYKLGYDIKRQGIHFISMDGCQNMDYFANVSILHDFNVPFKIVLDNDNHGETNSIAKIRFLKGKIPRLKNDCFVLLEKGELENYFCVDTVAKVLNIPRELIDDDHYLRDPKEELKSATKKAIDAGNKIARRYKETEHSRVIAEKMPITTLDEEIVQIIKGLIEQTEASEKAVQEIQKGLAEVAADLSSEAIYHTV; translated from the coding sequence ATGTTTATTCGATATATTCGTGTTAAAAATTTCAGAGGAATAAGTGAAGTTACTGCATACATGAACAATAATTTAATGTGTATTGTAGGTCAGAACGATGTAGGAAAGTCATCATTACTGCAGGCTATCCGTGTACTTCTGGAGAATGAAAAGATTGGATTGGAGGATTTTCAAAAAGGAAGCGAAGATAGTCCTATCGAGATTGAAATTCATTTCGAAAGTATGGGACTGGATCACTTAAAACATAATGATCTTATTAAGTTGAAACATGTATATAAAAAAAATGACCAAAAAATAATAAGTAACAAATTGATATTTTCTGAGCTTGGAAATACGGATTTAGATAAATTGAGTAACTATGCCACATTGAAAAGTGTTGCAAAGAAGTTGGGAATTGAAGTCCCACCAACAAAACCAGGACTTGTAGAAATCTCGAAGATACGTCAGCAAGTTATTGAAGTAATTCAAACTGGACCTAAAGAAGATTGGGTAGAGGTCAATTGGGAAGACATCAATAATAACTTGCCGGAAGTGTTATACATACCTGCATCACAAGATCATGAAAATGAACAAAAAATGTCTAATGACTCATCGTTATTTGGGAAATTGTTTAGAGTGGGGGTTCGTAATTGGCTCAAAGCAGACCCAGAAAGTAAAAGTGCAATGGAAACAATTCATAGCAAAGTTGAAATGATTAATAACCATATTTTAAAAATTGTAGAGGGGAAGTTAAAAGAACAATTACCTCTAGCAGACAGTATAAGTCAAGATATTGATCCTCTTGACGTGAGTAAAGGTTTTTCATTTACAATGCAGGTGAAAGATGAGCATGGAGTGGAAACGCCGCTGAGTAAGCGTGGAAGTGGTTTGCAGAGAGCTGTACTTGTTGCAGTAATTCGTGCCCAAAATGAGGTTAATGGATTAATAGAAAAAATGAAACCACAACATGTGGTCACCGAAGCTATGGAGAAATCTGAGATAAGCGGTGAATATGTAAAACCAACTCTCTATATATTTGAGGAGCCAGAAGCATTCTTACATTTAACAGCACAAAAGGATCTCTATTATTCGCTTAAAGATCTCACTTCACACAACAGTCAAGTCGTTATTACAACACATTCAACACTTTTTATCGATGAGTCCGAAATGAATGATGTCGTTCTCCTGATAAGAGAACAAGGGAAGACGATCTCAAGACAACATATACCAGTGGAAGAAATTAAAGATTATCTTGGTGAACGAGTCAAATTGAGTGAATTGCTCGTTGGAAAGGTATGTTGTTTGGTCGAGGGCTTGTCAGATAAGTTTTCATTTGAGAAGTGGGCATATAAGTTGGGGTACGATATCAAACGGCAAGGAATACATTTCATTTCCATGGATGGGTGTCAAAACATGGACTACTTTGCCAACGTCTCTATACTACATGATTTTAATGTTCCGTTTAAGATAGTACTTGATAATGATAACCACGGAGAAACAAACAGTATAGCGAAGATCCGATTTTTAAAGGGGAAAATTCCAAGATTGAAGAACGATTGTTTTGTTCTGTTGGAAAAAGGTGAGCTTGAGAATTATTTCTGTGTTGATACCGTAGCAAAAGTGTTGAACATTCCAAGGGAGTTAATCGATGACGATCATTACTTGAGGGATCCGAAGGAAGAATTGAAAAGTGCCACGAAAAAAGCCATAGATGCGGGTAACAAAATTGCGAGAAGATATAAGGAGACAGAACATAGCCGAGTCATCGCAGAAAAAATGCCGATAACTACACTAGATGAAGAAATCGTTCAAATTATAAAAGGTTTAATTGAACAGACAGAGGCAAGTGAGAAAGCTGTTCAGGAAATTCAAAAGGGGTTAGCGGAGGTTGCGGCAGATCTTAGTAGTGAGGCGATTTATCATACCGTCTAA
- a CDS encoding retropepsin-like aspartic protease produces MRITEWYGLPFVTIVIEFRGERLCLENVLIDTGSGSTLFNADIVRDIGIIPEKDDVVDAIRGIGGVEYVYTKIIDSIAIGESVVQDFQVEIGSMDYGLEMQGIIGFDLLKRVGAKIDVGEMEIMVN; encoded by the coding sequence ATGAGAATAACAGAATGGTATGGTCTTCCGTTTGTCACTATAGTCATTGAGTTTCGCGGAGAAAGATTATGTTTGGAAAATGTACTGATTGACACAGGATCAGGCAGTACTCTGTTTAATGCAGACATCGTTAGAGACATAGGGATAATCCCTGAAAAAGATGATGTAGTTGATGCAATCAGAGGTATAGGTGGAGTAGAGTACGTTTATACCAAGATTATTGATTCAATTGCAATCGGGGAATCTGTGGTTCAAGACTTTCAAGTTGAAATTGGAAGCATGGATTATGGGTTAGAGATGCAAGGGATAATAGGTTTTGATTTGTTGAAAAGAGTGGGTGCAAAAATTGATGTTGGCGAAATGGAAATAATGGTGAATTAG
- a CDS encoding mechanosensitive ion channel domain-containing protein, whose translation MEFIQEQLTRYGVNPKQVDGLSTVIMVVLIAVISVVANLIAKKVVLRIIVHMITSNKASNKVTWDNVILEKKVFHNISHIVPAIIIYFAGSMFPSYQNLIEKTALTYIIVVALVVINALLNAFDIIYRTFPVSKVRPIKGYIQVVKIILFIVGGITIISNLIGQNPLIILSGLGALSAVLMLIFKDSILGLVAGVQLSSNDMVRVGDWIEMPKYNADGDVIDITLNTVKVMNFDKTITMIPSYALISDSFKNWRGMQTSGGRRIKRSIFIDTGSIRFCSEAMIEEYHKIQYLGDYLATRLSEIEQHNEERNIDKSNKVNGRQLTNIGVFRVYIQQYLKHHPKIHQNMTLIVRQLASGENGLPFEIYAFTNDTNWVVYESVQSDIFDHIFAVAPSFGLRVFQNPTGYDIAHGIERTAIESLDESNQKRQTADEGEYEYSHK comes from the coding sequence ATGGAATTCATACAAGAACAGCTAACAAGATACGGAGTAAATCCCAAGCAAGTTGATGGTCTATCTACTGTCATTATGGTTGTTTTGATTGCAGTAATTAGCGTTGTAGCAAATTTAATCGCGAAAAAAGTAGTTCTCCGGATTATTGTTCATATGATTACGAGTAATAAGGCGAGTAATAAGGTAACGTGGGATAATGTTATTTTGGAAAAAAAGGTTTTTCATAATATCTCTCATATCGTTCCTGCAATCATTATTTACTTTGCGGGTTCTATGTTTCCTAGCTATCAAAATCTGATCGAGAAGACTGCATTAACGTATATTATTGTCGTTGCTTTAGTGGTGATAAATGCGTTACTGAATGCATTTGATATTATTTATCGAACGTTTCCCGTTTCCAAGGTTAGACCGATAAAAGGATATATTCAGGTTGTAAAAATAATTCTTTTTATCGTTGGTGGGATTACGATCATCTCGAATCTCATTGGTCAAAACCCGTTAATTATTCTAAGTGGTCTTGGTGCGTTGTCAGCGGTCTTGATGTTAATATTTAAAGACTCGATACTAGGTTTAGTCGCGGGAGTACAGTTGTCATCGAACGATATGGTACGCGTAGGTGATTGGATTGAGATGCCTAAATATAATGCTGATGGTGATGTTATTGATATTACATTGAATACGGTTAAGGTTATGAATTTTGATAAGACGATTACGATGATTCCTAGCTATGCTTTAATTTCAGATTCTTTCAAAAACTGGCGTGGCATGCAGACGTCGGGTGGTAGAAGAATTAAACGTAGTATTTTTATCGATACAGGTAGTATCCGCTTCTGCTCAGAGGCAATGATCGAAGAGTATCATAAAATTCAGTATCTAGGTGACTATCTAGCGACAAGATTAAGTGAAATTGAGCAACATAATGAAGAGCGTAACATTGATAAATCCAATAAAGTGAACGGCAGACAGCTAACGAATATCGGTGTATTCCGTGTGTATATTCAGCAATACCTAAAGCATCATCCGAAAATACATCAGAACATGACGCTTATTGTTAGACAGTTAGCTTCAGGAGAAAATGGATTGCCATTTGAAATTTACGCATTTACTAACGATACGAATTGGGTTGTATATGAATCAGTACAATCAGATATATTTGATCATATTTTTGCCGTTGCTCCTTCATTTGGACTTCGTGTGTTCCAAAATCCAACGGGATATGATATTGCTCATGGTATTGAACGCACTGCAATAGAGTCATTAGATGAATCTAATCAAAAACGGCAGACAGCTGATGAGGGTGAATATGAGTATTCTCATAAATAG
- a CDS encoding carbohydrate-binding domain-containing protein, with translation MLKRTMALMLVLILTMTSVMGIASASTTTKETVINLSDTAVTVDGQKASTSSSAAVYVGASIIYYEDGHDSSYGEGTDSDAHSAEEAAEHRVVTITKPGIYRVSGKLSKGQLAIDLGDDAASDPTAVVTLILDGVNITNTVAPAVIFYNVYEQYSIKEDTKGIIDLSQAGAQVLLADDSVNIVNGSYVARIYKEGSTKKLHKYDGAFYSKMSMNISGEAKGTGELHITAANEGLDSELHLALNGGKIYIEAQDDGINTNEDGISVTSINGGYLYVNAGLGAEGDGIDSNGYLTINGGTIVTMANERSPDGGIDADSDIIINGGTVIALGTRNDASSSTSKQPFMELSFATTQAAGSIIKLTDTEGNELLNHIAEKNFQSVTFSSADLKLNTEYHLYVNGVQQQYTGNSFGMMGGGFGGNRPSGDNGQFGQGTPPTGERPEMPDGMQGMPEGGFNPDGQVNTEVSSEGSTAFKITESVHSFSGVSEATDNSGKTKVTFTVNDGAGIQSVASGKSIVFEGVKASTAVPESDIQLTVTDVPSENYSETYLLSELKGDLSKIMPEEDGQYRLTIAVVSSNETYTGVSQWQFAIGVLPFTDVKSNDASYNAIKALYEKGIMIGTSSTQFSPNLPVTRANAITTLGRLLKIEQTESSAFNDVVKNSWYSGYVGWAVENGLVIGDGKGNFMPNASLTAEQMKLVISRYVELSGLNISLDDLFPNTLTGSMTRAELATLLSKLL, from the coding sequence ATGCTGAAACGTACAATGGCTCTTATGCTTGTGTTAATCTTGACAATGACTAGTGTGATGGGTATTGCTTCTGCTAGTACAACTACGAAGGAAACGGTTATTAATCTTTCTGATACAGCAGTAACCGTTGATGGACAAAAGGCGTCAACGAGTTCATCGGCAGCGGTATATGTAGGAGCTAGCATTATATATTATGAGGACGGACATGACAGTAGCTATGGAGAAGGTACAGATTCAGATGCGCACAGTGCGGAGGAAGCAGCTGAGCATAGAGTTGTGACCATTACGAAGCCTGGAATTTATCGTGTATCAGGCAAGTTATCGAAAGGACAGCTTGCAATTGATTTGGGAGACGATGCAGCTTCTGACCCTACAGCGGTCGTGACACTTATTTTAGACGGAGTAAATATTACGAATACAGTTGCTCCCGCAGTTATTTTCTACAATGTGTATGAGCAATACTCAATAAAAGAAGATACAAAAGGAATTATTGATCTTAGTCAAGCAGGGGCACAGGTTCTATTAGCCGATGATTCTGTGAACATTGTGAATGGCTCTTATGTCGCACGAATTTATAAAGAGGGTTCAACGAAAAAGCTGCATAAATATGATGGAGCCTTCTATTCTAAAATGTCTATGAACATTTCTGGAGAAGCTAAGGGAACAGGAGAGCTGCATATTACTGCTGCTAATGAAGGGCTCGATTCTGAGCTGCACTTAGCTCTCAACGGCGGGAAGATCTATATTGAGGCTCAGGATGATGGAATCAATACGAATGAGGATGGAATTTCGGTTACAAGTATCAATGGTGGGTATCTTTATGTAAATGCAGGTCTAGGAGCCGAGGGTGATGGAATTGACTCCAATGGGTACTTAACGATTAATGGAGGAACTATTGTTACTATGGCTAACGAACGTAGTCCTGACGGTGGTATTGATGCCGATAGTGATATTATCATTAATGGTGGTACAGTCATTGCACTAGGAACACGTAATGATGCGTCGTCTTCTACTTCCAAGCAGCCGTTTATGGAGCTATCTTTTGCTACGACACAAGCGGCGGGAAGTATAATCAAATTAACAGACACGGAAGGTAATGAACTTCTAAACCATATAGCGGAAAAGAATTTTCAAAGCGTAACATTTTCATCTGCTGACCTTAAACTCAATACTGAATATCATCTGTACGTTAATGGTGTACAGCAACAGTATACAGGAAATTCTTTTGGCATGATGGGTGGCGGCTTTGGTGGAAATCGTCCTAGCGGTGATAACGGACAATTTGGTCAAGGTACTCCTCCAACAGGAGAGCGTCCAGAAATGCCAGATGGCATGCAGGGAATGCCAGAAGGTGGATTTAATCCAGATGGACAAGTTAACACGGAGGTAAGCAGTGAAGGCTCTACAGCATTCAAAATAACGGAATCTGTTCATAGCTTTTCAGGTGTTTCCGAGGCAACTGACAATAGCGGTAAAACGAAAGTTACTTTTACGGTTAATGACGGTGCTGGCATCCAAAGTGTAGCTTCTGGTAAAAGTATTGTATTTGAGGGAGTTAAAGCAAGTACAGCTGTTCCTGAAAGTGATATTCAGCTAACCGTAACAGATGTGCCTTCAGAGAACTATTCTGAAACGTATCTTCTTTCTGAGTTGAAAGGTGATTTATCCAAAATTATGCCCGAAGAGGATGGCCAATACCGTCTTACCATTGCGGTAGTGTCCTCTAATGAAACATACACTGGGGTATCACAATGGCAATTTGCAATTGGTGTGTTACCCTTCACGGATGTGAAATCAAACGACGCTTCTTATAATGCAATTAAGGCTTTGTATGAAAAGGGAATAATGATTGGAACGAGTTCGACTCAATTTTCACCAAATTTACCAGTAACACGCGCAAATGCGATTACAACTCTTGGTAGGCTTCTTAAAATAGAGCAAACTGAATCCAGCGCCTTCAATGATGTTGTGAAAAATAGCTGGTATAGTGGATATGTTGGCTGGGCAGTGGAGAATGGACTTGTTATTGGCGATGGAAAAGGGAACTTCATGCCAAATGCTAGTCTGACTGCAGAGCAGATGAAGCTTGTTATATCGAGATATGTAGAATTGAGCGGATTAAATATTTCGTTAGACGATCTCTTCCCAAATACTCTTACTGGTTCAATGACTCGCGCAGAGCTTGCAACTCTATTAAGTAAGCTACTATAA